GTAGATAGCCCGGGGAGTCAGACCATCACCACAGGTCTTCTCACGCGGAAAGGCCTTCTTCTCCACCAACGTAACGGAATGACCGGCTTTCGCCAGCCAGAAAGCGGCAGCGGCACCTGCCGGTCCCCCGCCGACGACGACCACGCCTGGAGATGTCATCAGGGCGGCAGCCTACCCGCCGCCGGGGGTCATCGTGAATTGAAGGTTCACGTATCAACCCGGGTATATTCGGATTGTGAATTCGGTCACGATGCCCAAAGCGACGGTGGCCCGGCTCCCGCTCTATCTGCATGCCCTTGAAGTTCTTTCGGCGGAAGGCATCTGCACGGTTTCATCCGAGATGCTGGCGCGCCGCGTAAACGTGAACGCCGCCAAGGTCCGCAAGGATATGTCGTTCCTCGGTGCTCACGGTGTACGGGGGGTCGGCTACGACAGCGCCGAGCTGGGCGAGCAGATCCGTGTGGCTCTGGGGCTGACCAGGGATTTCGCGGTCGTCATAGTCGGGATCGGCAACCTGGGTGCAGCCCTGGCCAACTACGACGGATTCGGCGAGCAGCGGTTCCACATCGTCGGCCTCTACGACGCCGACCCGGGGATTATCGGCTCAAACATCGGGGACCTCGTAGTTCGCGATGTGCGCCATATGCCCGCCGACATCGCCGGGAACAACGTGGAGATCGGAATCATCGCCACGCCTGCCGCAGTGGCACAGGACGTCGCTACGCAGTTGGAGCAGTGCGGGGTTCGGTCGATCCTCAACTTCGCCCAGACCGTCCTGCAGGTCGAACAAGCGGATGTGCGCCGCGTCGACCTGTCAACGGAGTTGCAGATTC
The Acidimicrobiia bacterium DNA segment above includes these coding regions:
- a CDS encoding redox-sensing transcriptional repressor Rex → MNSVTMPKATVARLPLYLHALEVLSAEGICTVSSEMLARRVNVNAAKVRKDMSFLGAHGVRGVGYDSAELGEQIRVALGLTRDFAVVIVGIGNLGAALANYDGFGEQRFHIVGLYDADPGIIGSNIGDLVVRDVRHMPADIAGNNVEIGIIATPAAVAQDVATQLEQCGVRSILNFAQTVLQVEQADVRRVDLSTELQILGYYLRQDKA